In Sporosarcina psychrophila, a genomic segment contains:
- a CDS encoding S26 family signal peptidase: protein MSDFKSKLDQMMGDTSKQERRIKQRVHERVRPPVKKFSWQVLFVSAAIPVVALFFILTIDPLNFLSSNKGPGVPYDPLDDLAQISALQKKNQLSSVDYEEFASLPNFDQVDGLYYVDKEKFSLTGSSDAFHTVIERKANLFDEVVYEAGDIVRTMTNTTSHLPTYMDAYYEVIAVPGDRIVLKNGQLKINGKPLPSEIRDRYEKQGIAIVGGYDQLLNAREYLLVNHFPASKTVQGAAITPVHKIYGEVVGIATEERTHSMYMDYLSGQLTGEYTPEQYFDLYLYDELLGFGNLPETPAFTQISRLGELFLEASYRKTAPVSENELEIHYQYEREGVAERVFTMKQDAGSDRWVIAE from the coding sequence TGGGCGATACATCGAAGCAGGAAAGGCGGATAAAGCAGCGTGTACATGAACGTGTACGGCCACCGGTTAAAAAGTTTTCTTGGCAAGTGCTATTTGTCTCTGCGGCGATACCTGTAGTTGCACTGTTTTTTATACTCACAATCGACCCTCTGAATTTTCTTTCTTCAAATAAGGGACCAGGTGTCCCATATGATCCACTGGATGACTTGGCGCAAATCTCGGCACTGCAGAAGAAGAATCAACTGTCATCAGTTGATTATGAGGAATTTGCGTCACTTCCGAATTTTGATCAAGTCGACGGTCTATATTATGTGGATAAAGAAAAATTTTCATTAACAGGGAGTTCGGATGCATTCCATACGGTCATTGAGCGCAAAGCGAATTTATTCGATGAGGTTGTCTATGAGGCGGGCGACATTGTACGCACGATGACAAATACGACTAGCCATTTACCGACATATATGGATGCCTACTACGAGGTGATTGCGGTCCCGGGAGATCGTATCGTGCTGAAAAACGGCCAGTTGAAGATAAACGGCAAACCGTTGCCATCTGAAATTAGGGATCGTTATGAAAAACAGGGAATCGCGATTGTAGGAGGTTACGACCAGCTGTTGAATGCGCGCGAATATTTATTAGTGAACCATTTTCCAGCAAGTAAAACGGTGCAGGGGGCAGCGATTACCCCAGTGCATAAAATTTATGGAGAAGTTGTAGGCATAGCAACGGAAGAGCGTACCCATTCGATGTATATGGATTATTTATCCGGACAGCTTACTGGTGAATATACACCGGAGCAATATTTTGATTTGTATTTGTATGACGAACTGTTGGGCTTCGGCAATTTGCCGGAAACGCCTGCGTTTACACAAATTAGCCGGTTAGGTGAACTGTTTTTAGAGGCATCTTATCGGAAAACGGCTCCTGTTTCTGAGAATGAGCTTGAAATCCACTACCAATATGAGCGAGAAGGGGTAGCGGAGCGGGTGTTTACAATGAAGCAGGATGCAGGCTCAGATCGTTGGGTGATAGCAGAATAG